One window from the genome of Hydractinia symbiolongicarpus strain clone_291-10 chromosome 1, HSymV2.1, whole genome shotgun sequence encodes:
- the LOC130641149 gene encoding uncharacterized protein LOC130641149 — MKEAVRYFRDFFTAVAISVIILSPYWLYKQSQVSIELVIKSESVFLQKNNDPPSLKTAEGTTRKPSPVNLCSNDMKDEPGSWILSYSLNARRTKNATKRISVLATEAANSATYHDWMLRVYHDGSLPNKTQHVLTKIHKNLRFCDVRKILLLGNISHLKRNFWRLLPIGDSTVDVTCVRDVDSPLLNREFDAVEQWLESEKLFHCMRDSPQESKRITSHGFCFRNYKNNTVTEIVFQELISNHEKVDEDLLDEHVWPLVKTDAIQHDSYQCTKFPQSHAFPSRRLTRTSGFVGCKRPCSNNVPPCPKECRPKKHQDWSYC; from the coding sequence ATGAAAGAAGCAGTACGTTACTTTAGGGACTTTTTTACCGCTGTTGCGATTTCCGTGATTATTCTATCACCATATTGGTTGTACAAACAGTCACAAGTTTCCATTGAGTTAGTAATCAAGTCTGAAAGTGTCTTTCTACAAAAGAACAATGATCCACCATCTTTAAAAACAGCAGAAGGCACCACACGTAAGCCAAGTCCGGTGAACCTTTGTTCAAATGATATGAAGGACGAACCAGGCTCGTGGATTCTGTCTTATTCTTTGAACGCTCGAAGAACAAAGAATGCAACCAAACGAATTTCTGTCCTTGCAACTGAAGCTGCTAATTCAGCTACCTACCATGACTGGATGCTGCGTGTGTACCATGATGGAAGTTTACCAAACAAAACGcagcatgttttgacaaagatACACAAAAATTTACGTTTTTGTGATGTTAGGAAGATCTTGTTACTTGGCAATATATCACATTTGAAACGCAATTTTTGGAGATTGTTACCAATAGGCGATAGTACTGTTGACGTGACGTGCGTGCGAGATGTTGACAGTCCTTTACTAAATCGTGAATTCGACGCTGTAGAGCAATGGCTGGAAAGCGAAAAGTTATTTCACTGTATGCGAGATTCTCCGCAAGAGTCGAAGAGGATAACGAGTCACGGATTTTGCTTTCgtaattacaaaaataacactgtCACGGAAATAGTCTTTCAAGAATTAATTTCGAATCACGAGAAAGTTGATGAAGATTTACTTGACGAGCATGTTTGGCCTTTGGTAAAAACAGACGCAATACAGCACGACTCCTATCAATGCACGAAATTTCCACAATCTCATGCTTTTCCCAGCAGGAGGCTGACAAGGACAAGCGGGTTTGTTGGATGTAAACGACCATGTTCCAACAACGTTCCGCCATGCCCTAAAGAATGCAGACCAAAAAAACATCAAGACTGGTCCTATTGCTAG
- the LOC130652847 gene encoding uncharacterized protein LOC130652847, with the protein MGLKETDPVSNFCKSDFRKLLSLATENSYFTFDGQLFKQVDGVAMGSPLGPSLANAFLSHHEKTWLDNCPSSFKPVYYRRYVDDVFVLFSSPSHLPLFKDYLNRQHINISFTSECEADKTLPFLDVSVSRNESKFHLEMQDLRNILLRNGYPSSLIDQCIKSFLDRMFQDKKVFSTVPKLEVLIILPYLGNISLKLRTHLVKTFDKHLPCCKLRVIFKSGCRIGNFFRFKDRV; encoded by the exons ATGGGCCTAAAAG AGACTGACCCAGTCAGTAATTTTTGCAAAAGTGATTTTCGTAAACTCCTCTCTCTGGCCACagaaaattcttatttcacGTTTGACGGTCAACTATTCAAGCAAGTCGATGGGGTAGCTATGGGATCACCTCTTGGCCCCAGCCTTGCTAATGCTTTTCTTTCGCATCACGAAAAGACTTGGTTGGATAATTGTCCATCATCCTTTAAGCCAGTGTATTATAGAAGATATGTTGATGATGTTTTTGTGTTGTTCTCATCTCCTAGCCATTTGCCTCTATTTAAGGACTATCTTAATAGGCAACACATCAACATATCTTTCACGTCTGAGTGCGAGGCCGATAAAACTCTTCCGTTTCTTGACGTATCTGTTTCTCGCAATGAATCGAA GTTTCACTTAGAAATGCAAGATCTTAGAAACATTCTGTTAAGAAATGGCTACCCGTCAAGTTTGATTGATCAATGCATTAAGTCTTTTCTCGACAGAATGTTTCAAGATAAGAAAGTTTTCAGTACCGTGCCTAAGTTAGAAGTTCTTATTATTTTGCCATATTTGGGTAATATATCGTTGAAACTGCGAACTCACTtagttaaaacatttgataagCATCTTCCGTGCTGTAAGCTTAGGGTTATTTTCAAATCGGGTTGTAGAATTGGCAATTTTTTCCGGTTTAAGGACCGTGTTTAA
- the LOC130653013 gene encoding uncharacterized protein LOC130653013, protein MASLDVDSLFTNIPLQETIDICTDSLFSETDPVSNFCKSDFRKLLSLATENSYFTFDGQLFKQVDGVAMGSPLGPSLANAFLSHHEKTWLDNCPSSFKPVYYRRYVDDVFVLFSSPSHLPLFKDYLNRQHINISFTSECEADKTLPFLDVSVSRNESKFVTSIYRKPTFSGVYTNYNSFLPEEYKTGLIMTLIFRIFKIVSDFSRFHLEMQDLRNILLRNGYPSSLIDQCIKSFLDRMFQDKKVFSTVPKLEVLIILPYLGNISLKLRTHLVKTFDKHLPCCKLRVIFKSGCRIGNFFRFKDRVSKALRSKVVYKYQCDGCNAIYYGKTMRHLKVRACEHMAVSALTGKSVKSINPSAVLEHVVFCKNRPSLDNFSIISSASNNFDLELKESLLIRRDKPILNRNIASMPLFLFSDN, encoded by the coding sequence ATGGCTAGCCTAGATGTTgattctttatttacaaatattcCTTTGCAAGAAACTATAGATATTTGTACTGATTCTTTATTTTCAGAGACTGACCCAGTCAGTAATTTTTGCAAAAGTGATTTTCGTAAACTCCTCTCTCTGGCCACagaaaattcttatttcacGTTTGACGGTCAACTATTCAAGCAAGTCGATGGGGTAGCTATGGGATCACCTCTTGGCCCCAGCCTTGCTAATGCTTTTCTTTCGCACCACGAAAAGACTTGGTTGGATAATTGTCCATCATCCTTTAAGCCAGTGTATTATAGAAGATATGTTGATGATGTTTTTGTGTTGTTCTCATCTCCTAGCCATTTGCCTCTATTTAAGGACTACCTTAATAGGCAACACATCAACATATCTTTCACGTCTGAGTGCGAGGCCGATAAAACTCTTCCGTTTCTTGACGTATCTGTTTCTCGCAATGAATCGAAGTTTGTTACATCTATCTATAGGAAGCCTACATTTAGTGGTGTTTACACGAATTACAACAGCTTTTTGCCGGAAGAATATAAAACGGGTTTGATAATGACATTGATTTTTCGGATATTTAAGattgtttctgatttttctaGGTTTCACTTAGAAATGCAAGATCTTAGAAACATTCTGTTAAGAAATGGCTACCCGTCAAGTTTGATTGATCAATGCATTAAGTCTTTTCTCGACAGAATGTTTCAAGATAAGAAAGTTTTCAGTACCGTGCCTAAGTTAGAAGTTCTTATTATTTTGCCATATTTGGGTAATATATCGTTGAAACTGCGAACTCACTtagttaaaacatttgataagCATCTTCCGTGCTGTAAGCTTAGGGTTATTTTCAAATCGGGTTGTAGAATTGGCAATTTTTTCCGGTTTAAGGACCGTGTTTCAAAGGCTCTGCGTTCAAAAGTCGTATATAAATATCAGTGTGATGGCTGCAATGCCATCTATTATGGGAAAACTATGCGACATTTGAAAGTTAGAGCCTGCGAACATATGGCCGTTTCTGCCTTGACTGGAAAATCCGTCAAATCTATTAACCCTAGTGCGGTTTTGGAGCATgttgttttctgtaaaaatagaccatctttagataatttttctATTATCTCCTCCGcatctaataattttgatttggaaTTGAAGGAAAGCTTGTTAATCCGTAGGGATAAGCCAATTCTTAATAGAAATATTGCATCAAtgccattatttctattttcagataaTTGA